In Danaus plexippus chromosome 19, MEX_DaPlex, whole genome shotgun sequence, the following are encoded in one genomic region:
- the LOC116768171 gene encoding sodium channel protein para isoform X14, which yields MSEDLDSISEEERSLFRPFTRESLAAIESRIAEEHAKQKELEKKRAEGETDLGRTKKKKEVRYDDEDEDEGPQPDATLEQGLPLPVRMQGSFPLELASTPLEDIDPFYHNQTTFVVISKGKDIFRFSATNALWILDPFNPIRRVAIYILVHPLFSLFIITTILVNCILMIMPTTPTVESTEVIFTGIYTFESAVKVMARGFILQPFTYLRDAWNWLDFVVIALAYVTMGIDLGNLAALRTFRVLRALKTVAIVPGLKTIVGAVIESVKNLRDVIILTMFSLSVFALMGLQIYMGVLTQKCIKVFPEDGSWGNLTDENWERFCQNETNWYGGDGEYPLCGNSSGAGQCEPGYMCLQGYGPNPNYGYTSFDTFGWAFLSAFRLMTQDYWENLYQLVLRSAGSWHVLFFVVIIFLGSFYLVNLILAIVAMSYDELQKKAEEEEQAEEEALREAEQKAAARADKQEAREAHAREQAAAAEAAAYAEAHPAKSPSDSSCQSYELFVNQERGNQDDNTRERMSLRSDPFQDSVSTQPTHKPTATEQHHEPARRQRKVSMASLSLPGSPFNLRRGSRGSHQMALRPNGRNRYPPGADRKPLVLSTYLDAQEHLPYADDSNAVTPMSEENGAIIIPVYYANLGSRHSSYTSHQSRLSYTSHGDLLGGKAQTKEARLRGRSASRNHSVTSQPHAYPLPRQDSSLASRPLREYEISTTESTDEAGKVLKQSNDNPFIESQRPNVVDMRDVMVLNEIIEQAGRQSRASEQNAEDDEDGPTFKERLLECLMKGIDFFCVWDCCWLWLEFQKYVALLVFDPFVELFITLCIVVNTLFMALDHHDMDKDMDKALKSGNYFFTATFGIEAMLKLIAMSPKYYFQEGWNVFDFIIVALSLLELGLEGVQGLSVLRSFRLLRVFKLAKSWPALNLIISIMGRTVGALGNLTFVLCIIIFIFAVMGMQLFGKNYTDYVDRFPDGDLPRWNFTDFMHSFMIVFRVLCGEWIESMWDCMLVGDVSCIPFFLATVVIGNLVVLNLFLALLLSNFGSSNLSSPTADQDTNKIAEAFNRISRFIDWVKKSVADILKLVKNKLTNQIAIHAPGLKAALCGRCVSSERVDNELELGADIDDGVLYKDKKLKDQVEVAIGDGMEFTIPGDNKYKKGKLLMNNINAITDNHTDNRINCELNHHGYPIQDDDTISQKSYGSHKIRSFKDESHKGSTDTIDGEEKKDASKEELGLEEEMIAEEEDGKLDLAKIDIKAGEGEVMDSPADCCPEPCYQRFPFLAGDDESPFWQGWAMLRLKTYRLIENTYFETAVITMILLSSLALALEDVHLPHRPILQDILYYMDRIFTVIFFIEMLIKWLALGFQKYFTNAWCWLDFIIVMVSLINFVAALCGAGGIQAFKTMRTLRALRPLRAMSRMQGMRVVVNALVQAIPSIFNVLLVCLIFWLIFAIMGVQLFAGKYFKCVDMNHTTLSHEIIPDRNACILENYTWENSPMNFDHVGKAYLCLFQVATFKGWIQIMNDAIDSREVDRQPIRETNIYMYLYFVFFIIFGSFFTLNLFIGVIIDNFNEQKKKAGGSLEMFMTEDQKKYYNAMKKMGSKKPLKAIPRPRWRPQAIVFEIVTDKKFDMIIMLFIGLNMLTMTLDHYQQSDTFSAVLDYLNMIFIVIFSSECLLKIFALRYHYFVEPWNLFDFVVVMFSILSLVLSDIIEKYFVSPTLLRVVRVAKVGRVLRLVKGAKGIRTLLFALAMSLPALFNICLLLFLVMFIFAIFGMSFFMHVKDKGGLDDVYNFKTFVQSMILLFQMSTSAGWDGVLDGIINEEECDLPDNERGYPGNCGSATIGITYLLSYLVISFLIVINMYIAVILENYSQATEDVQEGLTDDDYDMYYEIWQRFDPEGTQYIRYDQLSDFLDVLEPPLQIHKPNKYKIISMDIPICRGDMMFCVDILDALTKDFFARKGNPIEESVEVGRPDEVGYEPVSSTLWRQREEYCARLIQHAWRRHRRAQSPTGASVTGSCAGEAEGAPTAVLLDAGGGAGGAHRVVLQAAGAAPRPPEPAPPPAPV from the exons ATGTCCGAGGACTTGGACTCGATCAGCGAGGAAGAACGAAGCTTGTTCCGACCTTTCACCCGAGAATCATTGGCCGCTATCGAATCTCGCATAGCAGAAGAACATGCCAAGCAAAAGGAACTCGAGAAAAAACGAGCGGAAGGAGAG ACCGATTTGGGGCGgacgaaaaagaaaaaagaa GTGCGTTATGATGACGAAGACGAAGATGAGGGTCCCCAACCAGACGCGACCCTGGAACAGGGCCTGCCACTGCCGGTCCGGATGCAAGGCTCCTTTCCGCTCGAACTGGCCTCCACCCCCCTCGAGGACATCGATCCCTTCTACCACAACCAAACA ACTTTCGTAGTCATAAGCAAGGGTAAAGATATCTTCAGATTTTCGGCGACCAATGCCTTGTGGATATTGGATCCTTTCAATCCAATAAGAAGAGTGGCTATATACATTCTAGTACATCCTTTGTTCtctctatttattataaccacGATTCTTGTGAACTGTATACTTATGATCATGCCTACCACGCCCACCGTTGAAAGTACTGA AGTTATCTTTACCGGAATCTACACCTTTGAATCGGCGGTGAAAGTAATGGCCAGGGGTTTCATACTACAGCCATTCACATACCTTAGAGATGCATGGAATTGGCTTGACTTCGTAGTTATAGCTTTAGC TTATGTGACGATGGGCATAGATCTCGGCAACTTGGCCGCTCTCAGAACATTCAGAGTTCTCCGAGCTTTGAAGACTGTGGCCATCGTACCgg GCTTGAAGACAATCGTTGGTGCTGTAATAGAGTCGGTAAAAAATCTGCGGGATGTGATCATTTTGACCATGTTTTCTCTATCTGTGTTTGCCTTAATGGgactacaaatatatatgggtGTGTTAACGCAGAAATGTATCAAGGTATTCCCCGAAGATGGCAGTTGGGGGAATCTAACCGACGAGAATTGGGAAAGGTTTTGTCAAAATGAAA cAAACTGGTATGGCGGAGATGGAGAATACCCTCTGTGTGGAAATTCATCAGGAGCggg gcAATGCGAACCAGGCTACATGTGTTTGCAAGGTTACGGTCCGAACCCTAATTATGGCTACACAAGTTTCGATACCTTTGGCTGGGCTTTTCTATCGGCCTTCCGTCTCATGACTCAGGATTATTGGgagaatttatatcaattg gtGTTGAGATCGGCGGGTTCGTGGCACGTTTTGTTCTTCGTTGTGATCATCTTCTTAGGTTCGTTCTACCTCGTGAATCTGATCTTGGCCATCGTCGCCATGTCGTACGACGAGTTGCAAAAGAAAGCTGAAGAAGAGGAACAGGCGGAAGAGGAAGCACTTAGG GAAGCCGAGCAAAAAGCGGCAGCACGAGCGGATAAGCAGGAAGCACGAGAAGCACATGCTCGAGAGCAAGCGGCAGCAGCGGAAGCAGCAGCCTATGCAGAAGCACACCCCGCCAAGTCCCCCAGCGACTCCTCTTGTCAGAGCTACGAATTGTTCGTGAACCAGGAGCGCGGCAACCAGGATGACAATACGCGCGAGCGCATGTCCCTCCGTAGCGACCCCTTCCAAGATTCGGTGAGCACTCAGCCCACGCACAAGCCAACCGCCACCGAACAGCACCACGAACCGGCACGCCGTCAGAGGAAGGTCAGCATG GCTTCATTATCTCTACCCGGATCACCGTTCAATTTGAGGAGAGGTTCGAGGGGTTCACATCAAATGGCTTTAAGACCGAACGGAAGGAATCGCTATCCGCCCGGAGCTGATAGAAAACCATTGGTATTGTCAACATATTTGGATGCTCAAGAACATTTACCCTATGCAGACGATTCGAATGCTGTCACACCAATGTCAGAGGAAAATGGCGCTATCATAATACCAGTGTACTATGCCAATTTAG GCTCGAGGCACTCTTCCTACACATCCCACCAGTCCCGATTATCGTACACATCTCACGGGGACCTGTTAGGAGGCAAGGCGCAAACGAAGGAGGCCAGACTGAGAGGTCGATCGGCCTCCAGAAACCACAGTGTGACGTCACAACCGCACGCGTACCCTCTGCCACGCCAGGATTCATCACTGGCTTCCAGGCCACTTAGAGAATAT GAAATAAGTACTACGGAGTCCACGGATGAGGCTGGTAAGGTTCTGAAACAGTCCAACGACAATCCATTCATAGAGTCCCAGAGACCAAACGTTGTGGATATGAGAG ACGTCATGGTTTTGAATGAGATAATAGAGCAAGCCGGAAGACAGAGTCGAGCGAGTGAACAAAACG CGGAAGACGATGAGGATGGACCAACCTTCAAAGAGAGACTTCTGGAGTGCTTGATGAAGGGGATTGACTTCTTTTGTGTGTGGGACTGCTGTTGGTTGTGGTTGGAGTTCCAGAAATACGTGGCCCTGCTAGTGTTCGATCCTTTCGTGGAACTGTTTATAACCTTGTGTATTGTGGTCAACACTCTGTTCATGGCTCTGGACCATCACGACATGGACAAAGATATGGACAAAGCATTAAAGAGTGGAAACTAT TTCTTCACAGCGACATTCGGAATAGAAGCGATGCTAAAGTTAATAGCCATGAGTCCAAAGTACTATTTTCAAGAAGGTTGGAACGTCTTCGATTTTATCATCGTCGCATTATCATTGCTAGAATTGGGTTTGGAAGGTGTACAGGGTTTGTCCGTATTGCGTTCATTTCGTTTG ctGCGTGTTTTTAAACTGGCTAAGTCTTGGCCGGCGCTAAACCTTATTATATCCATAATGGGTAGGACAGTGGGAGCATTAGGGAATTTGACCTTTGTACTTTgcatcattatattcatatttgcGGTGATGGGAATGCAGTTATTTGGGAAAAACTATACAG ACTATGTAGACCGGTTCCCTGATGGGGACCTTCCTCGGTGGAACTTCACAGACTTCATGCACAGCTTTATGATAGTCTTCAGAGTGCTTTGTGGGGAATGGATTGAGAGTATGTGGGATTGTATGCTTGTGGGTGACGTTTCCTGCATACCCTTCTTCCTAGCCACCGTCGTCATTGGCAATCTTGTC GTACTAAACCTCTTCTTGGCCCTGTTACTGTCAAACTTCGGATCATCGAATTTATCATCGCCAACAGCAGATCAAGATACGAATAAAATAGCAGAAGCTTTTAACCGGATATCTAGGTTTATAGACTGGGTTAAAAAAAGCGTTGCTGACATCTTGAAACTGGTGAAGAACAAGCTCACGAATCAGATTGCAATCCACGCTCCCG GCTTAAAGGCGGCTTTATGTGGCCGCTGTGTCTCCTCAGAACGCGTTGACAACGAACTGGAACTGGGTGCAGATATAGATGACGGAGTCCTCTACAAAGATAAGAAACTTAAAGACCAAGTGGAAGTTGCTATAGGTGATGGGATGGAATTTACAATACCCG GtgataacaaatacaaaaaaggtaaattattaatgaacaaTATCAATGCTATAACGGACAACCACACGGATAACAGGATAAACTGTGAGCTAAATCATCACGGATATCCAATTCAG GACGATGATACCATTAGTCAGAAATCATATGgtagtcataaaattaggtcaTTTAAAGACGAGAGCCATAAAGGATCGACTGACACCATAGACGGAGAAGAAAAGAAAGATGCTAGTAAAGAAGAATTAGGTTTAGAAGAAG aaatgatAGCAGAAGAGGAAGATGGTAAATTAGATCTAGCCAAAATAGACATCAAAGCCGGTGAAGGTGAGGTCATGGACTCGCCGGCCGACTGCTGTCCGGAGCCTTGCTATCAAAGGTTTCCATTTTTGGCTGGAGATGACGAATCACCGTTCTGGCAGGGCTGGGCTATGTTAAGACTCAAAACTTACAGACTTATTGAAAACACGTACTTCGAAACAGCTGTGATAACTATGATATTACTCAGTAGTTTGGCTTTG GCTTTAGAAGATGTTCATTTACCACATCGACCTATACTCCaagacatattatattatatggatCGAATCTTTActgtaatattctttatcgAGATGTTGATCAAGTGGCTCGCTCTAGGATTTCAGAAATACTTCACGAATGCTTGGTGCTGGCTCGACTTCATCATTGTCATg GTCTCGCTTATAAACTTCGTAGCGGCGCTTTGTGGCGCCGGTGGCATTCAGGCGTTCAAAACGATGCGAACGCTTCGAGCTCTCCGACCGCTCAGAGCTATGAGCCGCATGCAGGGCATGAGG GTGGTAGTGAACGCTCTGGTGCAAGCGATACCATCCATCTTCAATGTGCTGCTCGTGTGTCTAATATTCTGGCTTATTTTCGCTATAATGGGTGTACAACTCTTCGCCgggaaatattttaag TGTGTCGACATGAACCATACCACCTTAAGCCACGAAATAATACCAGACAGAAACGCGTgcattttagaaaattataccTGGGAGAACTCACCAATGAATTTCGATCATGTTGGTAAAGCATATTTGTGCCTATTTCAAGTCGCCACTTTCAAAGGTTGGATTCAGATTATGAACGACGCTATTGATTCACGAGAG GTAGACCGACAACCCATCAGAGAGACGaacatatacatgtatttatattttgtatttttcatcATCTTCGGATCTTTCTTCACTCTTAACCTATTCATTGGTGTGATCATCGATAACTTTAACGAGCAGAAGAAGAAAGCTGGAGGCAGTCTTGAAATGTTCATGACAGAGGATCAGAAGAAGTATTACAACGCCATGAAGAAAATGGGTTCCAAGAAACCACTGAAGGCCATACCAAGACCAAGA tgGCGACCTCAAGCAATTGTATTCGAAATAGTAACGGATAAGAAATTCGACATGATTATCATGTTGTTCATTGGTCTGAACATGTTGACGATGACACTAGACCACTATCAGCAGTCAGACACGTTCAGCGCTGTCCTGGATTACCTTAACATGATATTCATCGTAATATTTAGTTCAGAGTGcctgttaaaaattttcgcCTTACGATACCATTACTTCGTGGAGCCTTGGAATTTATTCGATTTCGTCGTTGTGATGTTTTCTATACTCA GTTTGGTTTTGAGTGATATTATAGAGAAGTACTTTGTGTCGCCTACTCTGTTAAGAGTAGTCAGAGTAGCAAAAGTTGGTCGAGTTCTTCGACTTGTGAAAGGAGCAAAGGGCATCCGAACGCTATTGTTCGCCTTAGCCATGTCACTGCCAGCTCTCttcaatatttgtttactaTTGTTTCTAGTGATGTTTATCTTCGCAATATTTGGAATGTCATTTTTCATGCATGTGAAGGACAAAGGAGGCCTCGACGACgtgtacaattttaaaacttttgtgcAGAGTATGATTTTGCTATTTCAG ATGTCAACCTCAGCCGGTTGGGACGGAGTTCTCGACGGCATCATAAATGAGGAAGAGTGTGATCTGCCAGATAATGAGCGTGGTTACCCTGGAAACTGTGGATCGGCTACAATCGGGATCACTTACCTACTGTCCTACCTCGTAATATCTTTCCTCATTGTTATTAACATGTATATCGCTGTCATTCTCGAGAACTACTCTCAG gcAACGGAAGATGTACAAGAAGGCCTAACTGACGACGACTACGACATGTATTACGAAATATGGCAGCGATTCGATCCCGAGGGTACGCAGTATATCAGATACGACCAACTGTCTGATTTCTTAGATGTGCTCGAACCGCCGTTGCAAATACACAAACCTAATAAGTACAAGATTATATCTATGGACATACCAATATGCCGCGGAGACATGATGTTCTGCGTGGACATCCTTGACGCACTCACGAAGGATTTCTTCGCGAGGAAGGGCAATCCCATCGAGGAGTCGGTGGAGGTTGGCCGGCCAGACGAGGTCGGGTACGAGCCCGTGTCGTCGACGTTGTGGCGACAGCGCGAGGAGTACTGTGCGCGGCTCATCCAGCATGCCTGGCGGCGGCATCGACGAGCGCAGTCCCCGACGGGCGCCTCGGTGACTGGATCGTGCGCTGGCGAGGCGGAAGGCGCGCCCACGGCCGTGCTACTGGACGCAGGCGGTGGTGCGGGCGGTGCGCATCGCGTGGTGCTGCAGGCAGCCGGTGCGGCGCCCCGGCCTCCTGAACCCGCGCCGCCGCCCGCGCCCGTCTGA